One Sodalinema gerasimenkoae IPPAS B-353 DNA segment encodes these proteins:
- the acsF gene encoding magnesium-protoporphyrin IX monomethyl ester (oxidative) cyclase, whose product MVDSVQRPVADEIRPGVKAPSKDTILTPRFYTTDFEEMAQMDISVNEDELQAILEEFRVDYNRHHFVRDEEFNQSWDKITGEERRLFIEFLERSCTAEFSGFLLYKELGRRLKDRSPVLAECFNLMSRDEARHAGFLNKAMSDFNLQLDLGFLTKSKKYTFFKPKFIFYATYLSEKIGYWRYITIYRHLEQHPEDRIYPIFRFFENWCQDENRHGDFFDAIMRAQPQYLNDWKARLWSRFFLLSVFATMYLNDLQRSGFYKTIGLDAREYDIEVIEKTNETAARVFPIKLDVNNPQFYGRLDRCVANNEKLREIDDSNAPGVVKFFKKLPLLANNGVQFVKLYFMKPIDMEASRAVVR is encoded by the coding sequence ATGGTAGATTCCGTTCAACGACCCGTCGCCGATGAGATCCGTCCTGGGGTCAAAGCCCCCAGCAAAGATACGATTCTCACTCCTCGCTTCTACACCACCGACTTTGAAGAGATGGCCCAAATGGACATCTCCGTCAACGAGGATGAACTCCAAGCCATCCTCGAAGAGTTCCGAGTTGACTATAATCGACATCATTTTGTTCGGGACGAGGAATTCAACCAGTCTTGGGACAAAATCACGGGAGAGGAACGCCGGCTCTTCATTGAGTTCCTTGAACGCTCCTGCACTGCTGAATTTTCAGGTTTCTTGCTGTATAAGGAACTCGGACGGCGTCTGAAAGACCGCAGCCCTGTGCTAGCCGAGTGTTTTAATCTCATGTCCCGTGATGAAGCACGTCATGCAGGCTTCCTCAACAAGGCCATGTCTGACTTCAACCTACAGTTAGACTTGGGTTTCCTCACTAAGAGCAAGAAATACACCTTCTTCAAGCCTAAGTTCATCTTCTACGCCACCTATCTCTCTGAGAAAATTGGCTACTGGCGCTACATCACCATTTATCGCCATTTAGAACAGCATCCTGAAGACCGGATTTATCCGATTTTCCGCTTCTTCGAGAACTGGTGTCAGGATGAAAACCGTCATGGTGACTTCTTTGATGCCATCATGCGGGCCCAACCCCAATATCTCAACGACTGGAAAGCTCGCCTCTGGAGTCGCTTCTTCCTTCTGTCCGTCTTCGCCACTATGTACCTCAATGACCTACAACGGTCTGGGTTCTACAAAACCATTGGCCTCGATGCGCGGGAGTATGACATCGAAGTGATTGAGAAGACCAACGAAACTGCTGCTCGCGTCTTCCCCATTAAACTAGATGTCAACAATCCTCAGTTCTATGGTCGCCTCGATCGCTGTGTGGCCAACAACGAGAAGCTGCGCGAAATTGACGATTCCAACGCGCCGGGTGTGGTGAAGTTCTTCAAGAAACTGCCCCTATTGGCGAACAATGGTGTCCAGTTCGTGAAACTCTATTTCATGAAACCCATTGACATGGAAGCCAGCCGCGCCGTCGTCCGCTAA